A window of Thermosynechococcus sp. NK55a contains these coding sequences:
- a CDS encoding DUF3038 domain-containing protein — MAPSLPIKAQIDLILLSLEALAHVGSAEVLALAEAMGFEAYLPDRVGLWRLRQSSPLRRGRNGRRKLDVDEARALALICSRLAQQHQQTIRTAIECWQQQTSQGRPPHLDPVLGDYIDRFTSLYQDRMADDSRDGTELAQLALDLLVDLLFYSTPQGARRLWITLLERTTPAPPSLLLVEPEPVPAPAPELPTLFPHSDV; from the coding sequence ATGGCCCCTTCCCTGCCCATCAAGGCACAAATTGACCTGATTTTGCTGAGTCTCGAAGCCTTGGCTCATGTGGGTTCAGCAGAGGTCCTGGCATTGGCAGAAGCTATGGGGTTTGAGGCCTACTTGCCTGATCGTGTGGGGTTATGGCGACTGCGGCAATCGAGTCCCCTGCGGCGGGGTCGCAATGGCCGACGCAAACTAGATGTGGACGAAGCCCGTGCCTTGGCCTTGATCTGCAGCCGCTTAGCCCAGCAGCACCAACAAACCATCCGCACCGCCATTGAATGCTGGCAACAGCAGACAAGTCAAGGTCGCCCCCCCCACTTAGATCCGGTTCTTGGGGATTATATTGATCGCTTCACTAGTTTGTATCAAGACCGAATGGCTGACGACAGCAGGGATGGCACTGAATTAGCACAACTGGCCTTAGACTTACTTGTGGATTTGCTCTTTTACAGTACGCCTCAGGGGGCACGCCGCCTTTGGATCACCCTGCTAGAGCGCACTACTCCTGCGCCCCCTTCTCTGTTATTGGTGGAACCTGAACCAGTACCTGCACCAGCCCCTGAACTGCCCACCCTGTTTCCCCATTCCGATGTCTAA
- a CDS encoding DUF4335 domain-containing protein: MSTTLSYSQPTCQLDVAAEFFPFSQKLRRAPVRSLHFTLSLGEKLSFEGNDRQLYQLKTLVNEYIEAFLRHHPTPTEVTAEGFALRSRSPLEHELHLPDGQVILLQLTELYDLVTVLDNWSAVMEPLPELVERAQSTFAQIPVWAKSAAVAVAVVAAFTLVSQRWPIPPAPMVVSSSKASREEPNLPHLAMPSPLPEPAEPPQLTPLPSPPPAPPETSTLVPLPSPPEMPPPAIAPAPPPPPVAQEAPPPSPLIKITWWCKLPLSAHLLVLKLPQ, from the coding sequence ATGAGTACTACCCTCAGCTATTCTCAGCCCACTTGCCAACTGGATGTTGCTGCTGAATTTTTTCCTTTTAGTCAGAAGCTGCGCCGTGCGCCCGTGCGATCGCTCCACTTTACGCTGTCTCTCGGAGAAAAACTCAGCTTTGAGGGCAACGATCGCCAGCTCTATCAACTCAAAACGCTCGTCAACGAGTATATTGAGGCTTTCCTGAGGCATCACCCAACACCGACAGAAGTGACTGCAGAGGGCTTTGCCCTGCGATCGCGATCGCCTCTTGAACATGAACTCCATCTACCCGATGGGCAGGTGATTCTTCTGCAACTGACAGAACTATACGACTTGGTGACCGTTCTTGATAACTGGTCTGCCGTCATGGAACCGTTGCCAGAACTGGTGGAGCGCGCCCAATCAACCTTTGCTCAAATCCCAGTCTGGGCCAAAAGTGCAGCGGTAGCCGTGGCCGTAGTTGCTGCCTTTACCCTTGTCAGCCAACGCTGGCCAATACCCCCAGCTCCGATGGTTGTCAGTTCCTCTAAGGCGAGCCGTGAGGAACCCAACCTGCCTCACCTAGCGATGCCATCGCCTTTGCCAGAACCTGCGGAACCCCCACAACTCACTCCCCTACCTAGCCCGCCACCAGCTCCCCCTGAAACTTCTACGCTTGTGCCGCTGCCTTCACCCCCAGAAATGCCGCCCCCAGCGATCGCGCCTGCCCCACCCCCGCCTCCTGTTGCCCAAGAGGCACCTCCCCCCAGCCCCCTGATCAAAATAACCTGGTGGTGCAAGCTCCCACTAAGCGCGCACCTGCTGGTATTGAAGTTGCCCCAATGA
- a CDS encoding protein kinase domain-containing protein — protein MITLTLLHPVQATPVQSWTFENENVIRIGRAVDNHVVLYSAVVSRHHVELRRNGLQWEVVNLGTNGTYLDGKRIQQATLTDGGILRLARSGPNIQIRLGSDQRPATPSARMETVPEGRLVDVEKGTYAGEEEAIGTAAEPPSRAEESTPTSSSSSVTAQEEEEAEFAVTGQLPVHLLSEWRAPPDCQHNHAQENDIFCIDCGVPLRVWKTLGNYQIIRALGQSNIYLGWRSGLAAVIKGHSLAASREEIRAFRRQARQLCNIQHPVLPQFWEAFQCGSDSYLVSEMVYGQSLKQRVQKQGSMNVIEVSRWLIPVCELLEMLHQQDPPVLHLHIRPSNLIHPYVKRQATELVLVGWGKASVLTSESGTFIGTVGYSAPEQQEGKPEPASDLFALGATMVYLLTGYEPETYFRWGTREYRLYAEDIPHLDPLMVDLINCLTHPDPRERYPNAAEVKKRLQEIATITPAVSSSAS, from the coding sequence GTGATTACATTGACATTGCTCCATCCGGTTCAAGCCACCCCAGTCCAAAGCTGGACCTTTGAGAATGAAAATGTTATCCGCATTGGCCGAGCAGTTGATAATCATGTCGTGCTCTATAGCGCGGTAGTGTCGCGTCACCATGTGGAGCTCCGTCGTAATGGTTTGCAATGGGAAGTGGTCAACCTTGGCACTAACGGCACCTATTTGGATGGCAAACGCATTCAGCAGGCAACCTTGACGGATGGTGGCATCCTGCGCTTGGCACGCTCTGGCCCCAATATTCAAATTCGCCTTGGTTCTGATCAGCGTCCTGCCACTCCCAGTGCCCGCATGGAAACGGTGCCTGAAGGTCGCTTAGTAGATGTTGAGAAGGGCACCTATGCAGGGGAAGAAGAAGCCATTGGTACAGCGGCCGAACCCCCATCCCGTGCCGAAGAAAGCACCCCCACCTCCAGTAGTAGCAGTGTCACCGCCCAAGAGGAGGAAGAGGCTGAGTTTGCAGTCACAGGTCAACTGCCAGTTCATTTACTCAGCGAGTGGCGTGCTCCCCCCGATTGCCAGCACAACCATGCCCAAGAAAACGATATTTTTTGCATTGATTGCGGTGTGCCTCTGCGGGTCTGGAAAACCCTCGGTAACTACCAGATTATTCGTGCCCTTGGTCAAAGCAATATTTATTTGGGGTGGCGCAGTGGCCTAGCAGCAGTGATTAAGGGACATAGTCTTGCTGCCTCACGGGAGGAAATCCGTGCCTTTCGGCGCCAAGCGCGGCAATTGTGCAACATCCAACATCCGGTCTTACCCCAATTTTGGGAAGCCTTTCAGTGCGGCAGTGATTCCTATTTGGTTTCGGAAATGGTCTATGGCCAATCCCTCAAGCAGCGGGTTCAAAAACAAGGGTCAATGAACGTGATTGAGGTCAGTCGTTGGCTCATTCCTGTGTGTGAGTTGCTTGAAATGCTGCACCAGCAAGACCCCCCTGTGTTGCATTTACACATTCGTCCCTCCAATCTCATTCATCCCTACGTCAAACGGCAAGCAACAGAACTCGTGCTCGTGGGCTGGGGTAAAGCATCCGTCTTAACCTCTGAATCTGGAACATTTATTGGTACTGTGGGCTATTCGGCACCAGAACAACAGGAGGGAAAACCCGAGCCCGCTTCAGATCTGTTTGCCTTGGGGGCAACAATGGTGTATTTACTCACGGGCTATGAACCGGAGACCTATTTCCGCTGGGGCACCCGTGAGTATCGTCTCTATGCCGAGGACATTCCCCATTTAGATCCGCTAATGGTGGATTTGATTAACTGCTTGACCCACCCCGATCCTCGGGAACGCTATCCTAATGCTGCCGAAGTCAAGAAACGCTTGCAGGAAATTGCAACTATTACCCCCGCAGTCTCTTCAAGTGCTTCATAG
- a CDS encoding FHA domain-containing protein, which translates to MIICSECFHPNPVGAVQCEACFSPMPSMTPCPNCGAPVQPEASFCGQCGFNLRRIAVSPPPMPEVMHQTASAAPTVGPVAHQGRLPRLSPPPPPPAHVFSVEIATIEAKLIHVQTRTELHIPTGRPVIHIGKPNDRIPPDIDVAGFPNSEIVSRIHADLRIEGNAHYIEDVGSANGTYINNTPLYPGNRHRLQSGDRIALGKGDLVTFIYERMS; encoded by the coding sequence ATGATTATCTGTTCCGAGTGTTTCCATCCCAATCCCGTTGGTGCTGTTCAATGTGAAGCGTGCTTTTCGCCCATGCCCAGTATGACTCCGTGTCCAAATTGTGGTGCCCCAGTTCAACCAGAGGCTAGTTTTTGTGGCCAATGTGGTTTTAATTTGCGTCGCATTGCCGTCAGCCCACCCCCAATGCCAGAGGTGATGCACCAGACAGCCAGTGCTGCACCAACAGTGGGACCCGTTGCCCATCAAGGCCGCCTGCCAAGGCTATCCCCGCCGCCCCCACCACCGGCTCATGTCTTCTCCGTTGAGATTGCCACTATTGAAGCTAAGCTGATTCATGTGCAAACTCGCACCGAACTGCACATTCCCACGGGGCGTCCTGTTATTCATATTGGCAAGCCCAATGATCGTATTCCCCCCGATATTGATGTGGCTGGCTTTCCCAACTCAGAAATTGTCTCCCGTATCCACGCGGATCTGCGCATTGAGGGGAATGCCCACTATATTGAAGATGTGGGAAGTGCCAATGGAACTTACATTAACAATACTCCCCTATATCCGGGCAATCGTCACCGCCTGCAATCGGGCGATCGCATTGCATTGGGCAAGGGAGATTTAGTCACTTTTATCTATGAACGTATGTCCTAG
- a CDS encoding ATP-binding cassette domain-containing protein codes for MGSDAAAQVLPMTTVDPIAIGQDTLLEVRQLSVFSRNQPLLRNVSLTIYPRQWVTLIGASGSGTSLLLRCLNRLIELFPNLHMTGEIHYRQHALK; via the coding sequence ATGGGTAGTGACGCTGCTGCCCAAGTCCTGCCGATGACCACTGTTGACCCTATTGCCATTGGCCAAGATACCCTCCTCGAAGTACGCCAACTGAGTGTGTTCTCCCGTAATCAACCGCTGCTTAGGAATGTCAGCCTCACTATTTACCCGCGACAATGGGTGACATTGATCGGTGCCTCGGGGTCTGGCACAAGCCTACTGTTAAGGTGTTTGAACCGCTTGATTGAACTTTTTCCGAATCTCCACATGACTGGAGAAATTCACTATCGGCAGCATGCCCTCAAGTAG